The DNA sequence AGCAACCTGCATCAGTTTAATGACGCAGGCACAGGCGGGTGGGGCAGAGCTGCTGGTATTGCCGGAAGGCGTACTGGCACGCGATATCGCCGATCCGGACCTGGTTCTGAAAGCTGCCCAGCCGCTGAACGGTCCATTCCTCAGTGACATTTACGCGGCCAGTCGCGGCAATAATCTGACCACTATTATGACCGTGCACGTACCGACGGATGAAGGTAAAGCCCTGAACGTGCTCATCGCCGTGCGCAATGGTGAGATCGTCGCCCGTTACGACAAACTGCATCTTTATGATGCCTTCGCCATGCAGGAGTCCCGCAACGTCACCGCAGGCAATGAGGTTCCGCCGCTGCTTGAGGTCGCAGGAATGAAAGTCGGCCTGATGACGTGCTATGACGTGCGCTTTCCCGAACAGGCGCGCCGGTTAGTACTGGACGGTGCCGATGTGCTGGTATTGCCCGCCGCCTGGGTAAAAGGGCCGCTAAAAGAGATGCATTGGGAAGTGCTGGTGACCGCTCGTGCACTTGAAAACACCTGCTATCTGGTTGCCGTTGGAGAATGTGGCCCGCGCAATATCGGCAACAGCCTGGTTGTTGATCCGCTGGGTGTGGCGATAGCAAAAGCGGCCGAAGCGCCAGCGCTGGTTTTCGCCGATGTCGATCCCGCCCGTATTGCGCACGCGCGCCAGGTTTTACCGGTACTGGAAAATCGCCGTTTTGCTCGCCCTGAACTCAACTAAAACCGCGGGAAAACTATTGATGAAGATGAAAGCAACGGCTATTGCTTTGGCGATGGGCTTAATAGCAAGCAGCGCGCAGGCCACAGAGAGCATTCCGGTACAGAACGTCGATCCTGCACTGCACGACCGTTTACCGGCCGATATCAAACAGGCTGGCAAGATGATTTCCGTGAACAACGGATCTTTTCCGCCGTACGAGATCGTCGAAGGACCCACGTCGATGAGTGGGGCTTCTGCGGATCTTACCGAAGCGCTGGCCCAGCTGCTGGGCATCAAAATTGAACACGCAACCGTCAGCGGTCTGTCGGGCGTACTGGCGGGGATCAAATCGGGCCGCTATCAGTTGGCCATCGGTCCGGTTGGCGACTATCCCGACAGGCAGCAAAAAAACGATTTTATCGACTACGTGCAGGAGTTTGTGGTGTTTGCCGTACAAAAAGGGAATCCGGCGCACATTAACGGGCTGGAAGATACCTGCGGGAAACGAATTGCCGTTATGGCCGCAGGCTCTGCCGAGCAGGTGATCCGCAAACAGTCCCTGGTGTGTACGGATGCAGGCAAACCTGCCGTCACGGTGCAGTCTTTTACCGATCAGCCTTCCTCTATTTTAGCCGTCCGCTCAAAACGCTCTGATGCCTTTTTCTCTTCTCAAGCCCCGCTGGTGTATTTTGTTCAGCAGGCGCATGGCCAGCTGGAACTCACCGGGCAAGGCAAGAAAAATGGCTTTGGTGATATTTTTCAGGGAACCGTAGTGCCAAAAGACTCAGCGCTGGGCAAGGTGGTGCTGGACGGCTACAACGTGCTGTTTGCCAACGGAACCTATGCGGCAATCATGAAAAAATGGCAGCTGGACGGCAACACTATCCCGCAGCCTGGATTCAATTTGGCTAAGGGGACAGGAAAATGACGACGGGTACCACGAATTCACGGGCCAGGGAAAGGGCAGACGTGCAACAGCGCGACGTGGCTTTTGCCCGTAGCGTACCGCGTTACGGTCGCCTGGCCAGCTGGATTGTGGTGCTGCTGATTGCCGCCAACGCGAGCTGGCTGGTGGCAACCAATCCCAATTTCGAATGGCAGGTCGTGCTGAAATGGTTTACCGAAGCCTCGGTGCTGAAGGGGTTGCAGGTCACGCTTGGCCTGACGCTCGTTTCAATGGTGCTCGGCACGCTGTCAGGATTGCTGTTGGCCGTTGCCCGCCTGTCGGAAAACCGTCTGCTCAGAGGATTATCGGGTCTTTACATCTGGTTTTTCCGCGGCACGCCGCTGCTGGTACAGCTAATCTTCTGGTACAACATGTCTACGCTGTTTCCCACTATTACGCTGGGTATTCCTTTAGGCGGCCCGATTCTGGCCAGCTGGAACACCAACGATTTGATCACACCCTTAACCGCGGCTATCGCCGGGCTGGCGCTCAACGAGGCGGCGTATATGGCCGAGATTATCCGTGCAGGTTTGCAGTCGGTGGATAGCGGTCAGGTAGAAACCACTCAGGCGTTTGGCATGAGCCGTGCTCGCGCACTGCGCCGTATCATTATCCCTCAGGCGATGCGCTCGATTATTCCGCCAACCGGTAATCAGTTGATCAGTATGATTAAAGCGACCTCTCTGGTCAGCGTTATTGCAATGGGCGATCTGCTCTATTCGGTGCAGTCGATCTATAACCGCACTTTTGAAGTGATCCCAATGCTAATGGTTGCCGTGATCTGGTATCTGCTGATTACCTCGGTGTTGAATATCGGGCAATCGGCTATTGAACGCTACTACTCACGTGGGATACGTCGTTCATCATCAGCAACGAAACGCCGTTTGCCCTCGGCGGAGACTAAAGCCAGTCCGCTGGTTAACCGTCCTTTACTGCATAAGGAAGATGTATGAACCCGATGCCGCTGATACGTGCCAGAAATGTGCAGAAAAGCTACGGTGATAATGAGGTGCTGAAGGGGATCGACCTTGATGTAATGCCGGGCGAAGTGGTAGTGATCCTTGGCCCTTCCGGCTCGGGAAAATCGACTTTTTTACGCTGCATCAATCATCTGGAAGATATGAATGCCGGGTCGATTATGATCGGTGAACATCAGGTGGGTTACGAGCTTAAAAAGGGGATGTTGCATCGTCTTTCTGCGCGCAAAATCGCTAAACAGCGGCAGGAAATCGGCATGGTCTTTCAGCAGTTCAACCTCTATCCGCATATGACCGTGTTGCAGAATATCATTGAAGCGCCAACAGGCGTCCACAAGCAACCGCGGGAAGAGGCGATTCGTTACGCCAGAGAATTACTGGCGACGGTCGGGCTGAGTGATAAGGCTGATGCCTGGCCACGTCATCTCTCTGGGGGGCAACAGCAGCGCGTAGCGATTGCGAGAGCGCTGGCAATCCGTCCTAAGCTGATGCTGTTTGATGAACCCACTTCGGCACTGGATCCCGAGCTGGTCGGTGAAGTGTTGGCAACGATGCGTACGCTGGCGGATCGGGGATTAACGATGGTGGTTGTGACTCACGAAATAGGGTTCGCCCGTGAGGCTGCCGATCGGGTGGTATTTATGGACGGGGGCGTAGTGGTAGAGCAGGGGCCGCCGGATCGGGTGCTGGTTGCCCCAAAACATCCGCGATTTCAGGCTTTCCTGAGCCGTTTTATCTGATATGATCGGTGTGCCGTTGTGCAGATATTACTCTGTTACAGATTGCGGTTGTATTGACCAGCGATCTGCGCGTTAATACACTTTATGGTTATTGGCCTTTAGGGTCAGGTTAAAATAAAGAAGGTGTGTATGGAAGGTATCAGTATTGCCAAGCTGCTGATTATTGGTGCTCTGATCGTATTGCTGTTCGGAACCAACAAGTTACGATCTCTCGGTGGCGATCTGGGGTCAGCAATTAAGGGCTTTAAAAAGGCCATGAGCGACGACGACACTTCCGCGAAAAAAGCGCCGGTCGCTGAAGAAAAACCTGCTGAGCAAGTTGCACACAAAGAGTAATTCTCAGCTGGCACCATAAAAAAACGGATGACCTGTCATCCGTTTTTAGTTTCTGTTACCAAAATGTAAAATTTTATAACTTCTGAAACGATCTGTCGGATTAAAACGGTCCGCTATGAACCGTTTTGCCGCGCATTATTTCACTTCCAATCCTTTCGCCTGCATATCTGCATGATAAGAAGAACGTACAAACGGGCCGCAGGCTGCGTGCGTAAAGCCCATTTCCATTGCCGCTTCTTTCATCTCATCAAATTCTGCCGGACTGACGTAACGCTGTACGGGGAGATGATGGCGGCTTGGCTGCAAATATTGCCCCAGTGTCAGCATGGTGACGCCGTGGCGGCGCAGATCGCGCATCACTTCGACGATTTCCGCATTGGTTTCGCCCAGCCCAACCATCAAGCCTGATTTCGTGGGGATATCCGGATGCGCTTCTTTAAAACGTTCCAGTAATTTCAGCGACCACTCATAGTTAGCGCCCGGCCGAACCTGACGATAAACACGCGGCACGTTTTCCAGATTGTGGTTAAAGACGTCTGGCGGCGTGGCGGTAAGAATATCCAGCGCACGATCCATACGGCCACGGAAGTCAGGCACTAACGTTTCAATCTTGATATTGGGGCTTTTTGCCCGAATAGCCGTAATGCAATCTGCAAAGTGCTGTGCGCCGCCGTCACGTAAATCATCGCGATCGACAGAAGTAATAACCACATAACGCAGGCCCATATCGGCGATCGTCTGACCCAGTTTTTCGGGTTCGTTAGCATCAGGCTGGATCGGACGGCCATGCGCCACATCGCAGAACGGGCAACGGCGGGTACAAATTGCCCCGAGGATCATAAAGGTTGCGGTGCCGTGATTAAAACATTCAGCAAGGTTAGGGCAGGAAGCCTCTTCACAGACGGAATGCAGACCGTTTTTACGCATAGCGGCTTTGATGCCCTGAATGCGGCTGGAATCGGCAGGGAGTTTGATTTTCATCCACTCCGGCTTACGTAAGATCTCTGGGCGTTCTGTGACCACGGTTTTTACCGGGATCAGCGCCATTTTATCGGCATCGCGGTATTTGACGCCGCGTTCCATCTGAATGGGTTTACTCATAATCTTGCAAGTTCCAGGTTGGCATGCGCTAATCATCCGCAAAAACGAGCTGTAGTATTAAACTTTTTTTGATAAAGCACGAAAATTATATCATCTCAGGTGCCAGGTTTCAGCCTGCTGAAGGCAGAAAATGTGACAGAATTGTAAATTTAACGCCATTCTTCCCGCAATAATATCAACGCGTCCAATAACTCTGCTGCCCGCTTCGCACCCGTGCACTCATTACGATATCCAGCGGACGGCAGGGATAGAAAGCTGCCGGGCAAAATGTTCAATCAGTAACGGCTGAATGTCTGCCAGCGTGGTGCCTGCTTTCAGATCGGAAACCTGAGTCATTTCCAGGCCCGCATAGCCGCAAGGATTGATGCGGTGAAAAGGGGAGAGGTCCATATCAACGTTCAACGCCAGTCCATGGAAAGAGCAGCCGTTGCGGATACGTAATCCCAATGAGCAGATTTTCTTGCCGCTGACGTAAACGCCAGGCGCATCAGGCCTCGCTGCCGCTTCAATATCAAAATGCGCCAATGTCTCAACCACCGTCTGCTCGATAGCCGTAACCAGCTGGCGAACGCCGGTTTTCCTGCGTTTAAGGTTGAGCAACACGTACATAACTTGCTGGCCTGGACCGTGGTAAGTCACCTGACCGCCGCGGTCGCTCTGCATCACCGGGATATCCCCTGGACCAAGCAGATGCTCAGCTTTACCGGCCTGACCTTGAGTGAATACCGGCAGATGCTCGACCAGCCAGATTTCATCGGGGGTATCTTCGTCGCGCTGATTGGTAAAGTCGTGCATTGCCTGAGAGACAGGCGCCCATGGCTGTAGGCCAAGCTGGCGAATAAGCAGAGTTTCGTGCGGCAAAATGGCGGTCCGGTGAAGGAGTCAGACGGGCAGTATAACGCTGACAGAGGACGACAACCAGTCGCCTCCTGTCAGGCATGGCGCCTACAGCACCATGCGAACGATTTCGATTTTACCCAGCTCGTCGTACAGCGTTTCTACCTGCTCAATGTGCGTCGCCGTGATGGTAATAGAAACCGAGTGGTAGTTGCCTTTGCTGCTCGGTTTTACGTCCGGAGAGTAGTCACCCGGCGCGTGGCGCTGAACAACTTCAACCACTTGATCCACCAGCTCTGGCTGTGCCAGACCCATTACTTTATAAGTAAAGGGAGTTGGAAATTCGAGTAGTTCTTTAAGATTGGTTTTCATAAGGGCTCCGGTAACGCCAAAACAAAGACTCCCGCGTACGCGGGAGCCTACAGATAATCTCAATATGGGGTGCATTAACGCCGAAATCAAGAGGTCAATACAACCTGTTTCAAGGCATATTGCCGCTGATGGCGTCAGGGTTTAGCCAAACCAGTGATGGAACATCAGCTTAATATAATCCACGATGCGGCCAAAGAATCCACCTTCAGGCATTTCATTAAGCACCACCAGCGGATGTTGCTCAATAGTTTTGCCGTCCAGTTGGAAGTTGATGGTACCCACCACCTGGTTTTTAGCCAGCGGTGCATGCAGTTCGGTATTGGACAGCCTGTAGCTTGCTTTCAGATCCTTCATGCGGCCACGAGGAATGGTCAGATAAACATCTTTTTCCACGCCGAGCTGAACGCGATCGCTGTTACCAAACCAAACCGGCTCGGAAGCAAACTCTTTTCCTGCTTTCAGCGGCGCCACGGTTTCAAAGAAACGGAAGCCCCAGGTCAGGAGCTTCTTGCTCTCAACTTCACGCCCTTTAAAGGTACGTCCGCCCATCACTGCTGAGATCAGGCGCATCTGGCCTTCCGTTGCAGAAGCGACAATATTATAGCCAGCCGCCTCGGTATGACCGGTTTTGATGCCGTCAACTTGTAAGCTGGTGTCCCACAGCAGGCCGTTGCGGTTGGTCTGGCGGATATTGTTAAAGGTAAAATCTTTCTCTTTATAAACTGCGTATTCATCCGGCACATCACGAATCAGTGCCTGACCGATCAACGCCATATCGCGTGCGGAGCTGTATTGTCCGTCAGCATCCAGGCCATGAACCGTCTGGAAGTGGGTGTTTTGCAGGCCAATCGCTTTAACGTAGTTGTTCATCAGGCCAACAAACGCATCCTGACTTCCCGCCACATAATCCGCCATCGCCACGCATGCATCGTTACCCGATTGCAGCACGATACCACGGGTCAGCTGTGAAACCGGCACGCGGTCGCCCGGCTTCAGGAACATCAGTGAAGAGCCTTTGA is a window from the Pantoea sp. CCBC3-3-1 genome containing:
- a CDS encoding deaminated glutathione amidase yields the protein MKVALGQFAVSREWQDNAATCISLMTQAQAGGAELLVLPEGVLARDIADPDLVLKAAQPLNGPFLSDIYAASRGNNLTTIMTVHVPTDEGKALNVLIAVRNGEIVARYDKLHLYDAFAMQESRNVTAGNEVPPLLEVAGMKVGLMTCYDVRFPEQARRLVLDGADVLVLPAAWVKGPLKEMHWEVLVTARALENTCYLVAVGECGPRNIGNSLVVDPLGVAIAKAAEAPALVFADVDPARIAHARQVLPVLENRRFARPELN
- a CDS encoding ABC transporter substrate-binding protein, with protein sequence MKMKATAIALAMGLIASSAQATESIPVQNVDPALHDRLPADIKQAGKMISVNNGSFPPYEIVEGPTSMSGASADLTEALAQLLGIKIEHATVSGLSGVLAGIKSGRYQLAIGPVGDYPDRQQKNDFIDYVQEFVVFAVQKGNPAHINGLEDTCGKRIAVMAAGSAEQVIRKQSLVCTDAGKPAVTVQSFTDQPSSILAVRSKRSDAFFSSQAPLVYFVQQAHGQLELTGQGKKNGFGDIFQGTVVPKDSALGKVVLDGYNVLFANGTYAAIMKKWQLDGNTIPQPGFNLAKGTGK
- a CDS encoding amino acid ABC transporter permease codes for the protein MTTGTTNSRARERADVQQRDVAFARSVPRYGRLASWIVVLLIAANASWLVATNPNFEWQVVLKWFTEASVLKGLQVTLGLTLVSMVLGTLSGLLLAVARLSENRLLRGLSGLYIWFFRGTPLLVQLIFWYNMSTLFPTITLGIPLGGPILASWNTNDLITPLTAAIAGLALNEAAYMAEIIRAGLQSVDSGQVETTQAFGMSRARALRRIIIPQAMRSIIPPTGNQLISMIKATSLVSVIAMGDLLYSVQSIYNRTFEVIPMLMVAVIWYLLITSVLNIGQSAIERYYSRGIRRSSSATKRRLPSAETKASPLVNRPLLHKEDV
- a CDS encoding amino acid ABC transporter ATP-binding protein, which produces MNPMPLIRARNVQKSYGDNEVLKGIDLDVMPGEVVVILGPSGSGKSTFLRCINHLEDMNAGSIMIGEHQVGYELKKGMLHRLSARKIAKQRQEIGMVFQQFNLYPHMTVLQNIIEAPTGVHKQPREEAIRYARELLATVGLSDKADAWPRHLSGGQQQRVAIARALAIRPKLMLFDEPTSALDPELVGEVLATMRTLADRGLTMVVVTHEIGFAREAADRVVFMDGGVVVEQGPPDRVLVAPKHPRFQAFLSRFI
- the tatE gene encoding twin-arginine translocase subunit TatE — protein: MEGISIAKLLIIGALIVLLFGTNKLRSLGGDLGSAIKGFKKAMSDDDTSAKKAPVAEEKPAEQVAHKE
- the lipA gene encoding lipoyl synthase, producing the protein MSKPIQMERGVKYRDADKMALIPVKTVVTERPEILRKPEWMKIKLPADSSRIQGIKAAMRKNGLHSVCEEASCPNLAECFNHGTATFMILGAICTRRCPFCDVAHGRPIQPDANEPEKLGQTIADMGLRYVVITSVDRDDLRDGGAQHFADCITAIRAKSPNIKIETLVPDFRGRMDRALDILTATPPDVFNHNLENVPRVYRQVRPGANYEWSLKLLERFKEAHPDIPTKSGLMVGLGETNAEIVEVMRDLRRHGVTMLTLGQYLQPSRHHLPVQRYVSPAEFDEMKEAAMEMGFTHAACGPFVRSSYHADMQAKGLEVK
- the lipB gene encoding lipoyl(octanoyl) transferase LipB translates to MHDFTNQRDEDTPDEIWLVEHLPVFTQGQAGKAEHLLGPGDIPVMQSDRGGQVTYHGPGQQVMYVLLNLKRRKTGVRQLVTAIEQTVVETLAHFDIEAAARPDAPGVYVSGKKICSLGLRIRNGCSFHGLALNVDMDLSPFHRINPCGYAGLEMTQVSDLKAGTTLADIQPLLIEHFARQLSIPAVRWIS
- the ybeD gene encoding DUF493 family protein YbeD yields the protein MKTNLKELLEFPTPFTYKVMGLAQPELVDQVVEVVQRHAPGDYSPDVKPSSKGNYHSVSITITATHIEQVETLYDELGKIEIVRMVL
- the dacA gene encoding D-alanyl-D-alanine carboxypeptidase DacA yields the protein MNNLTSFPLLKRLTAGSLIALSLTSFAHAEDVNIKTMIPGVPDIDAEAYVLIDYNSGKVLAEKNADARRDPASLTKMMTSYVIGQAVKAGKIHQEDVVTVGKDAWATGNPVFKGSSLMFLKPGDRVPVSQLTRGIVLQSGNDACVAMADYVAGSQDAFVGLMNNYVKAIGLQNTHFQTVHGLDADGQYSSARDMALIGQALIRDVPDEYAVYKEKDFTFNNIRQTNRNGLLWDTSLQVDGIKTGHTEAAGYNIVASATEGQMRLISAVMGGRTFKGREVESKKLLTWGFRFFETVAPLKAGKEFASEPVWFGNSDRVQLGVEKDVYLTIPRGRMKDLKASYRLSNTELHAPLAKNQVVGTINFQLDGKTIEQHPLVVLNEMPEGGFFGRIVDYIKLMFHHWFG